The genomic stretch TACATAATCTATGCCTGCTTTTTCAAGCTCAGGAATGTCTGATTTGGTTTGTATTTGAGTTATTGTTAATCTGTCATGGTCGGGGTCTGTTATCAGTACAGAAGTTCCTACAGGATACTCTTTTAATTTTTCATCATATCCCATAGTTTCAATTACAGGGAAAGAAGGTTTTCCGTTTGCTCCTTTTGCAATTATGGTTGCATCAACAGAATAGTCATAAAACTCTTTTTTTCCTTTTGGCGAAACATCTGTTTTTCCTATACCGTGGAAGAACGGGTCTTCTTCAGTATTCAGCCAATGATATTTGTCTGCAATATCCAGACGCTGCAGTACTTTATCTAAAGTTTTATACGCACTGCCTCCGACGTTTTCAATAACAACAGGAGTATTTGTTTGTTTTATTAAACCTAAATTCACATCATTTGCAACACCTTTTTTCAGGTATTCAACATATAAATCAACTCCGTTATTAATAGATTTTAAATAATCCGAATTTATTAATTTGTCATTATTTGCTGACAATTTAATGTCATAAGACCCATTTTCTTCGATATGTTTAAATATTTGTTCAATTTTCTCTACAAATTTCATTGACTCTTCCGGAAGATACTGGCTGCCCTGTGAGTTCAGGTCTTTTGTAGCATTTTTAACACTTATGCCGTGGCTGGAAGTTACGTATTCTCCGCCTAATAAGTCCAATTTGAAGGCGAGGAATGAAGCCATCCAAATAGGCATAGATTCTCTGTCTTCCGTGGTTAATGTTTTTATACCGTGCGAAGCTTGAATTCTGGCTATTAAGTCAACCATTTTGTCAGAGTTATATCTGACTTCTCTTCCTGCTATTTTTACCAAATCTTTATCTTTGTATATGTCTTCTGCAGCAAGAGCTTTAGCTTCTGTTGCAAGAGCTATACCGAACAAATTAATAGGAAATCTCGGATCTGACGGGTGTAAAACATTTTGTGAACCTCTAATTCCGGCTGTAGAAACCAGGGCTTCTTTTTTGTAATTTGCAAGCCATTCCTTTAAATTCATACCTTCAGGGTTTTTAACGGCATCGTATGGCTCCAGATATTCTTTTTTTAATGTAATACTGTAAGCGTCTGGATTTGACATATCAATAATATTGATAGCTTTAATATAATCCGGAGTTTTGCTTTCTACAGATTCAAATAACATTTTCTCCAGCGGACTTCTGGCTTTGTTCAAATTTCCTCCTGTTTCGGTTGTTAAATTGGCTCCAAAATATGGCATGTAATTTCTTGGAAAATTACTTCTTTGGTAAGAAAAATTTTGTATGTTTACATAGTTTGGTTTTCCAATTTTTTGTGTTTGCTTTTCTGTGTTTTGAATGCTTTTCGCATGGTGGTTTTGTAATCCTAAATTAACTCTCATATAAAATCCTCATTAACTGATGCGGTAATTCTAAAACACATAAAAATTTTTTTTGCTAGTAAATTATACCATGATATATTTTTGTAAAAAATTCCTAATTTTTTATTAGCAGATTTTTTTTACAAAAGTTTAATAAATTCATTTTATTGCTTCAACACATTCTTTACAGATAGTTTTATAATCGGATACCGCGCCTAGTTCTCTATATTTCCAGCATCTTTCGCATTTTTCGCCAAGGGCTTGTGTTACAAATACATTATAATTCTCTTCATTATACTCATTTAATGTATCTTGAGGTTTAGCGTCAGCAATAAAAACCTGTGAAACAATAAATATATTTGCAAGTTCGGATTTGTATTTTTCGAGTAAATCTTTATTGTCAGTTTTTATCCAAACAGCAGCTTCCAGAGAGCTTCCGATTTTTTTATCAGCTCTTAAAGGTTCAATAGCTTTTGTAACTATCTCTCTAAGTCTTAATATATCTGTAAACTCAGACTCTAGTTCATTATTTACAACACACATTCCACATGTATTGCTTCCCATTTCTATTGAAAATGCACTCTGTTTATAATTTGATGATTTATCTATAGATAATATCATACTATAAGTTAATAATTATTGAATAGAAATCACTAAAAGCTTTATTTGACAAGTGTTTATTCCAGAAATGTTTAGAAAAATAAAATAAGCAAATGTTCGAACTTCTGAAAACAATTACTACATATGAATTTTAGCGATTTTAGCTGGACGTTTTAGAAAAGGTGTCCATCTGAAAACGCAGAACTCGAAAGGAAAAGACGCTAAAACAGAGGCTTTTCAGCCTCTGTTAGAAATGGTGGGCGTTGAGAGGCTCGAACTCCCGACATCTTCCTTGTAAGGGAAGCGCTCTACCAACTGAGCTAAACGCCCTTAAGCTTGTGTATTTATAAATTAGCATGCATAAATTCTACTGTCAATACAAAAACTGCTAATACGGTATTGATAAAAGCCCATACATAAAAGCTTTTTAAAAAAATGCAAATTTGGATGCAGCGCCGACAAGATTGCAAAAAATTATCAAATTATACACTTAAATTCAAGAGGCGTTCTTGTTCGCCAACAGCTGTAAATTTTACTTTGTTTAAATCTGCAGGGTCGAATTGAAAAATTGCAGCACGGGAAGAAAAAGGAGAAGTTCCTTTTTCGTAAGGAATTGTTTTAGATACAAATCCTTTGCCAAACCATTTATTAAACAATTCATTCATTTGGTTCACGCTTGAATTATTTTGCGCTGTTTCGGCAGGAATATTGTAAAAAATGTTCGGTTTAACCCTGGTATCAATATAAGGACGGTATGTTTCAAGCTGTTTAGCCCAAGCGGCAAGCTGCAGCTCCCTTGATTTTTGCAAAGGGGTATAATGAGAAAGTATCGCAATAGGTAACCCGTCTTTACCTTTTGCAACTAAACCAACCGCGTTACAACCATTTAAACCATCGGTAAATATTGTGTGAACTCCGTTTGGTGTAACTCTAGCCGCAGCACACCGGTTCATACTGACAGGGACAATATTTTTACTGCTATTTTTTGCCAATCCATGCAAAATCATTTCCGGTATTTTGCGTACGTTTGCCTGGTTAATACTTTTGTCAGATACAACTAACGGTAAAACTTTTCTTGTTAAGTTTAATATTGACACAACAAACCAACTTTATTGTTAACTACCTGTATTTAATAAAACATTTTTTCAAAAAAAAATGCTTTTTGCTTAATGGCAACAGCCATCCTTATCTTTTCTGAAAATATCTCTTTGTCCGGGAGTCAGGAGTTTTTCAAATCGGCTTGTATATTCTTCATGTATTTTCTGCGCTTCCAAAATCAGCTGATTTTCTCTTGCCTTATCAATTTCTCTTATCTCATTGAGTTCTTTAACTATAGGCTGCAATGCTTCATATTCGGACTGGCGGATTTGCTCTGCCTTAAAACGCTGCTCCTGAGTTAATCCCAACGGGAAATTCTGCGCACAGCAGGCAAATTGAAAAAAAGTTAATAAAGATATAAAAAGTAACCTAACCAACATACATTTTTACTATATTTTTTACGTTATTTAAAACCTCAGAGGCACTTACACGGGCTTTTTTGCTGCCTTCAATAATGATTTCGTCAATGATTTTCGGATTTTGTTCGAGTTCAAGCCTTTTAGCCCTGATAGGCGCAAAATGCTCGTTAATTAGAGAGGCAAGCTGTCTTTTGCAGTCAGCACAACCTCGTTTAGCGTTTCTGCACTCATCATCTACCTGTTTTAAAAGATTTTCATCAGCAAAAATCTTATAATAGTCGTAAATAACTTCACACTCTTCAGGATGTCCGGGGTCGTCTTTTCGTATTCTTGAGCGGTCGGTAATACCCTGCATAATTTTTTTAGCGGTTAATTCGGGGCTGTCAGAAATTTTAATATCGTTTTGGAAAGATTTGCCCATTTTTTGCCCGTCAATACCTTTTAAAAGCGGAACTTGAGTAAGTTTAACTCCGGGTTCATTGAGGTAATCAGACTTATAAATATGATTAAATCTTCTTACTATATCCCTTGTAATTTCTATGTGTGCAACCTGGTCAATCCCTACAGGAACACAATGAGCATTAAAAGTTAAAATATCAGCGCTCATCAAAACAGGATAACCCATCAAGCCGTAGCTGCAAAAATTTGAAGGTTTTTCGTCCGTTCCTTCTGTTCCCCGTACTATTTTAATCATATCTTTTAAAGTAGGGTCGCGCTCCACCCAGTTCTGAGGGGTAATCATGCTTAAATATATATGTAATTCGGCGGTTTCAGGAACTAAAGACTGCAAATAAACTGTCGATATTTCAGGATCAATGCCGCTTGCTATCCAATCCATAACAACATTTCTTACATTATCTTTAAGGCTTTGCGTATCATCAAATTTAGTCGTAAGCGCATGCCAGTCTGCTATAGCGTAAAAACAGTCATACTCATTTTGCAGAGCCACCCAATTTTTTAAAACCCCCAAATAATGCCCTAAATGAAGCTTACCTGTAGGCCGCATGCCTGACATTATACGTTCTTTGCTCATATTAATTCCCTCTTCAATGTCTTTGCCAAGGAGCGAAACGACTAAAGCAATTCATTTACGGATTACCGCGGCAGTTCCTCAAAGCACCTCGCAATGATGTGTATGTGCCTTTCGCTACTTAGTATACCACCAAAACCTACACCGACAAAATATCCTTGATATCGTCGTAAGAAATTGTTTTGTTTATATCTCTGTCGACAGAAATAATAGCATCTACAAGGTCGCGTTTTTTACCTTTAAGCTGCTGGATTTTTTCTTCAACAGAATTTTTGGTTATGAGCCTGTATACCATAACATTTTTGGTCTGACCGATACGGTAAGCTCTGTCTGTAGCCTGATCTTCGACGGCAGGATTCCACCAAGGGTCATAGTGAATGACATAGTCCGCACCGGTAAGGTTTAAGCCCGTGCCGCCTGCTTTTAGGCTCAATAAGAAGACCTTTATCTCCTCATTATTGTTGAAGTTATCAACGACAGTTTTCCTGTCTTTGGTTTCTCCCGTAAGGTATTCGTACTTAATACCTGTTCTTTCAAACTTATCTTTAATAACATCAAGCATTTGTACAAA from Candidatus Gastranaerophilales bacterium encodes the following:
- the trpS gene encoding tryptophan--tRNA ligase; translated protein: MSKERIMSGMRPTGKLHLGHYLGVLKNWVALQNEYDCFYAIADWHALTTKFDDTQSLKDNVRNVVMDWIASGIDPEISTVYLQSLVPETAELHIYLSMITPQNWVERDPTLKDMIKIVRGTEGTDEKPSNFCSYGLMGYPVLMSADILTFNAHCVPVGIDQVAHIEITRDIVRRFNHIYKSDYLNEPGVKLTQVPLLKGIDGQKMGKSFQNDIKISDSPELTAKKIMQGITDRSRIRKDDPGHPEECEVIYDYYKIFADENLLKQVDDECRNAKRGCADCKRQLASLINEHFAPIRAKRLELEQNPKIIDEIIIEGSKKARVSASEVLNNVKNIVKMYVG